From Tiliqua scincoides isolate rTilSci1 chromosome 2, rTilSci1.hap2, whole genome shotgun sequence, the proteins below share one genomic window:
- the EOGT gene encoding EGF domain-specific O-linked N-acetylglucosamine transferase, whose product MLMLLAFGLLVQETLARTQDDNLGDSSNTLEKPLYSYENFALPEEHIPYFLHNNQHIATACKQDPHCPYKKYLKKSRTCWGYEKSCKPEHRFGYPTCDYVEVGWASTIEEAQNVFWKQADFGYVTERMQEVKIHCKPKAMGDSSLKCSRYLQYCRATNLYIDLRIPKRNHDRFNEDFFQKGQIGGHCTMDIQAFLAEGQRKSPLQSWFAELQTFTELNSRPMEDGSCDVIIDKPTYFMKLDAGVNMYHHFCDFVNLYITQHITNSFSTDVNIVMWDTSAYGYGDLFSETWKAFTDYEIIHLKTYDSKRVCFKEAVFTLLPRMRYGLFYNTPLISGCHGTGLFRAFSQHVLHRLNVTQEGPKDGKIRVTILARSTEFRKILNQNELANALKTLLLFEVQIVNYKYKDLEFIEQLKITHNSDIFIGMHGAGLTHLLFLPDWAVIFELYNCEDERCYLDLARLRGVHYITWQRKDKVFPQDEGHHPTLGKHPKFTNYSFDVEEFVRLVLLAADRVSQHSKWPFRRKHDEL is encoded by the exons ATGCTAATGCTGCTTGCATTTGGACTGCTAGTTCAAGAAACCTTGGCTAGAACTCAAGACGACAATCTTGGTGATAGCAGCAATACTTTGGAAAAGCCATTATATAGCTATGAAAACTTTGCCTTGCCTGAAGAGCATATCCCATATTTTCTACACAATAACCAGCACATTGCCACAGCCTGCAAGCAGGATCCTCATTGCCCATATAAA AAATACTTGAAGAAATCAAGAACCTGTTGGGGTTACGAGAAATCATGCAAACCAGAACATAGATTTGGATACCCAACATGCGATTATGTGGAGGTGGGATG GGCTAGTACCATTGAGGAGGCTCAAAATGTGTTTTGGAAGCAAGCCGATTTTGGGTATGTTACGGAGAGGATGCAGGAAGTCAAAATCCACTGCAAACCAAAGGCAATG GGAGATTCTTCACTCAAATGTTCTCGTTACCTACAGTATTGCAGAGCAACAAATTTGTACATTGATTTAAGAATCCCAAAGAGAAACCATGATAG ATTTAATGAAGATTTTTTTCAAAAAGGACAAATTGGAGGTCACTGTACTATGGATATTCAAGCTTTCCTTGCTGAAGGTCAGCGGAAAAGCCCTCTTCAGTCTTG GTTTGCTGAGCTCCAGACATTTACAGAATTGAACTCCAGACCTATGGAAGATGGCAGTTGTGATGTTATTATTGACAAGCCAACTTACTTCATGAAGCTTGATGCAG GTGTGAATATGTACCATCACTTTTGCGACTTTGTCAATCTTTACATCACACAGCATATCACCAACTCGTTCAGCACAGATGTCAACATTGTCATGTGGGATACT AGTGCCTATGGATATGGAGACTTGTTCAGTGAAACATGGAAGGCGTTTACAGACTACGAGATAATACACTTGAAGACCTACGATTCAAAACGA GTATGCTTCAAAGAAGCAGTTTTCACATTATTGCCTCGAATGAGGTACGGCTTATTTTATAATACACCGTTG ATCTCCGGCTGCCATGGAACAGGATTATTTAGAGCTTTTTCTCAGCATGTTTTGCACAGATTAAATGTCACACAAGAAGGACCTAAG GATGGAAAAATTAGAGTTACAATACTTGCCCGAAGTACAGAATTCAGGAAGATATTGAACCAAAATGAg CTTGCCAATGCTTTGAAAACACTATTATTATTTGAGGTCCAAATAGTGAATTACAAGTACAA GGATCTTGAATTTATAGAACAGCTGAAAATTACACACAATTCTGATATATTTATTGGAATGCATGGAGCAGGGCTTACCCATCTTCTCTTTCTGccagattgggctgtcatttttgAACT GTACAACTGTGAAGATGAACGTTGCTATTTAGATCTGGCAAGGCTGAGAGGGGTCCACTACATCACCTGGCAAAGGAAGGATAAAGTGTTTCCCCAAGATGAG GGGCATCATCCAACACTTGGAAAACATCCGAAGTTTACCAATTATTCCTTCGATGTGGAAGAATTTGTCCGCTTGGTACTTTTGGCGGCTGATCGAGTATCACAACATTCCAAGTGGCCATTTAGGAGAAAACATGATGAATTATAG